In Belonocnema kinseyi isolate 2016_QV_RU_SX_M_011 chromosome 4, B_treatae_v1, whole genome shotgun sequence, a single window of DNA contains:
- the LOC117171624 gene encoding uncharacterized protein LOC117171624 isoform X2, whose product MVIRKSKKFFNSAGTAAQPVTMTVNKIVPTHRTRRTEVLNKLFMKHITDLMATGEVAPQLLGRGIDISHVSVTSDFKHLNVFWHSKNHKTGDESTESVLRRCGGHLQHELSQLRVIGVVPTIRFVKNKHLSVVNAVENRLSSIDFGEEFIPSTHIIKSDEPVIFTKLSSVTKSEIIDLNITNRSEDKVLGVNLPEMRHDVFGLDRYTMIKKVQTSVSKIQVSMQNRTTLTSITELREKSLFPEKQLSSTERRELFTQFLKQRQIQKKRKLDSGIERHDSLEESDNLYDVENCSTREEEQDEHFEIEDENLGQWK is encoded by the exons aaaattcttcaataGTGCTGGTACGGCAGCTCAGCCTGTTACTATGACAGTCAATAAAATCGTGCCAACACACAGGACTCGCAGAACAGAAGTACTCAATAAACTGTTTATGAAACACATAACCGACTTAATGGCAACAGGGGAAGTAGCACCCCAGCTATTAGGTCGAGGCATAGATATTTCTCACGTCAGTGTTACGTCTGATTTCAAACATCTGAACGTCTTTTGGCACAGTAAAAATCATAAAACAGGTGATGAATCCACAGAAAGTGTCCTTCGTAGATGTGGAGGACATCTTCAGCACGAATTGTCTCAACTTCGGGTAATAGGCGTCGTTCCGACAATTAGATTTGTTAAAAACAAGCATTTGTCTGTAGTGAATGCAGTAGAAAACCGACTATCGTCAATCGATTTTGGCGAAGAGTTTATACCCTCTACTCATATCATTAAAAGCGATGAGCCAGTTATATTCACCAAACTTTCATCTGTTACTAAATCGGAAATTATTGATTTGAACATAACAAACCGAAGCGAAGACAAGGTCCTTGGGGTTAATCTTCCGGAAATGAGACATGATGTCTTTGGTTTAGATCGTTATACGATGATCAAGaag GTTCAAACATCTGTAAGCAAGATACAAGTTTCAATGCAAAATCGGACTACACTTACTTCTATAACCGAACTTAGAGAAAAATCATTGTTTCCTGAGAAACAATTATCGAGCACTGAAAGACGAGAATTATTTACACAGTTTTTGAAGCAACGTCAAATTCAAAAGAAACGGAAACTCGATTCTGGCATTGAGAGGCATGACTCTCTGGAAGAAAGCGATAATTTGTACGATGTGGAAAACTGCAGTACGAGAGAAGAAGAACAAGACGAACATTTCGAAATAGAGGACGAGAACTTAGGACAgtggaaataa